In the Paralichthys olivaceus isolate ysfri-2021 chromosome 15, ASM2471397v2, whole genome shotgun sequence genome, one interval contains:
- the LOC138404881 gene encoding olfactory receptor 8G17-like has protein sequence MENYTYNSFILQLEGLNVSNESIYPVFLFFLFSYLFILVANVGIAVLVFTDKNLHQPMYLLFCNLPFNDILGNSIMVPRLLIDILRPPSERLISYYECVVQAFTTHMFGTTSHTVLMIMAFDRYVAICHPLRYAAIMTNKMVIKLTVSAWGVAFVLVGILLGLTIRLNRCRTKIMNPYCDNASLFKLSCESVFVNNVYGLTFTVVLLSASIGSIVLTYTQITIVCLTSKNKSLNSKALKTCSTHLMVYLIMMFSGMIIIILHRFPQYSDYRKLSAILFVLVPGSLNPIIYGVQSKEIRKFLFEMFCTKKCLASCKK, from the coding sequence ATGGAAAACTACACCTACAACAGCTTCATACTCCAGCTGGAGGGGTTGAATGTTTCAAATGAATCAATCTACCcagtcttcctcttcttccttttctcctaTCTGTTCATCCTGGTAGCTAACGTAGGCATTGCTGTCCTAGTTTTCACAGACAAAAACCTTCACCAGCCCATGTACCTCCTTTTCTGTAACCTGCCATTTAATGACATACTTGGAAACTCTATCATGGTCCCGCGTTTGCTCATAGACATCCTGCGTCCTCCCTCTGAACGTCTCATCAGTTATTACGAGTGTGTGGTCCAAGCTTTCACCACACACATGTTCGGCACCACCTCCCACACGGTGCTGATGATCATGGCCTTTGACAGATATGTGGCCATCTGTCATCCTCTGCGTTACGCTGCCATCATGACCAACAAGATGGTGATCAAGCTGACAGTGTCTGCCTGGGGCGTGGCCTTTGTGTTGGTGGGGATTCTGCTGGGTTTGACCATAAGACTGAACCGATGCAGGACAAAGATCATGAATCCTTACTGTGACAACGCCTCGCTGTTCAAACTctcctgtgagagtgtgtttgttaataatGTTTACGGCCTCACCTTCACCGTGGTCCTGCTCTCAGCTTCTATCGGCAGCATAGTTCTCACATATACTCAAATAACCATCGTCTGTCTGACCAGTAAAAACAAGTCTCTGAACAGTAAAGCTTTAAAGACCTGCAGCACTCATCTAATGGTGTATCTCATCATGATGTTTAGTGGAATGATCATCATTATTCTGCATCGCTTCCCTCAGTACTCAGACTATAGGAAGCTGTCTGCCATTCTGTTTGTCCTTGTCCCTGGAAGTCTCAACCCCATTATTTATGGTGTACAGTCCAAAGAGATACGGAAATttctatttgaaatgttttgcacaaaaaaatgtttggcatcatgtaaaaaataa